The genomic segment GGCCAATACGCCACGCGATATCGTCATTCAGTTCTTCGCCCAGACGCCCACGAATGTCGTAGGCTTTGAAACAGGTTAGCTTTTCCATTTTTATCTCTTAGGTTCTCTTTTTTGTTGGAAAACAATCAGCAAGAGGCGGTGCGCCGGTTTCACGCGGCAGACGCCTGCCGCGTGATATGCCGCAGGATCACACCCGCCCGTAACGGTCAGCGAAGCGGATCACATCGTCCTCTTCAAGGTAGGTGCCGGAACGCACTTCAATCAGGTCAAGCGGGATCTTGCCGGGGTTTTCCAGGCAGTGCGTGGCGCCAAGCGGGATGTAGACCGATTCGTTCTCACCCACTAGTTTCACTTCATCATTGATAGTCACCTTCGCGGTGCCCGCCACCACAATCCAGTGCTCGGCGCGGTGATGGTGCATCTGCAAAGAGAGCCCTTCGCCCGGCTTCACGGTGATGCGTTTCACCTGGTAGCGTTCGCCCTGATCGATGGAGTCATATTTGCCCCACGGACGGTACACTTCGCGGTGAATGTGGTGCTCGTGGCGGCCATCGGCTTTGATTTTCTCGACCACTTTTTTCACGTCCTGGACGTGGTTGCGATCGGCAATCAGCACCGCATCTTTGGTTTGCACCACAACGAGATCTTTCACGCCAACGGTGGTGACAAGGCCAGATTCGGCATAGACATAGCTGTTTTCGGTGTTGTGCGAAATCACGTCGCCGTGATGCACGTTGCCTTCCGGCGAATGGTTGGAGATCTCCCACAAGGACGACCAGGAGCCGACATCGCTCCAGCCTGCGTCCATCGGCACCACCACCGCGTCGGCGGTTTTTTCCATCACCGCGTAGTCGATAGACTCTTCCGGGCAGGCCAGGAAGGCTTCTTCATCTACACGGATGAAGTCGAGATCCGGGTCAACAGTGCTCATCGCTTTTTCGCAGGCATCCAGAATATCCGGGCGATATTTCGCGAGCTCTTCCAGGTAGCGACCCGCGCGGAACAGGAACATGCCGCTGTTCCAGTAATATTCCCCGCTGTTGACATAACCGCGTGCCGTGTCGAGATCCGGTTTTTCCACAAACTGCGCCACGCTGAAGGCAACCGCGTCTACGGCCACTTCCGGGTTGCAGACGTCACCACGACGGATAT from the Cronobacter condimenti 1330 genome contains:
- the cpsB gene encoding mannose-1-phosphate guanyltransferase, producing MSQSKLFPVIMAGGSGSRLWPLSRVLYPKQFLCLKGDLTMLQTTVCRLNGVQCESPVVICNEQHRFIVAEQLRQLNKLTENIILEPAGRNTAPAIALAALAAKRNSPDTDPLMLVLAADHVIQNEDAFRDAVRAAMPFAESGKLVTFGIVPNLPETGYGYIRRGDVCNPEVAVDAVAFSVAQFVEKPDLDTARGYVNSGEYYWNSGMFLFRAGRYLEELAKYRPDILDACEKAMSTVDPDLDFIRVDEEAFLACPEESIDYAVMEKTADAVVVPMDAGWSDVGSWSSLWEISNHSPEGNVHHGDVISHNTENSYVYAESGLVTTVGVKDLVVVQTKDAVLIADRNHVQDVKKVVEKIKADGRHEHHIHREVYRPWGKYDSIDQGERYQVKRITVKPGEGLSLQMHHHRAEHWIVVAGTAKVTINDEVKLVGENESVYIPLGATHCLENPGKIPLDLIEVRSGTYLEEDDVIRFADRYGRV